AAAAATTTGGAAAATATTTGAAGGCATAAAAATGAAGtatgttatttaaatattttgttttctttttgttaatatACTGTAATCTGTGATTTGCAGTCGTAGCACAATTACTGCCAAACCTATTTGACCAAATATAGGTTTTGATGATTTTCTGAGCGTTTCTGTTTTGTGACTAACCCATATAATACTTGGTTCAGCATTCAGTTTACTTTATTCTTGACTCTGTCTCATTTCTTTCCTAGAGTAAAGCAGTGGCCAAATCTGGGTCCTCCACTTTCCAGTGGGACATCATGAGGTCTCTGGGCCTAAATGACCAGGAGATTGCCAGGTTTGCTGATGCTGAGCACTGGCTGGATTATTTCCCTCCTCTGGCTGTCAAAGATCTCAAAGGGATGGGAGTCAAGGTGAAAGTTATTATAATTTAACATTAGAATAGACCTGCCTTTCTctattttgtttctgtgttttgattaacgttattttttttaaagattgaaCTGAGTGTACCTTTTGAGCATTCATACAGTTTCATGGAGCAAAAATTGTTATTGTTTAAATACGGGCGACAAAAAGCACAGCCGCATTGGTGTTATTTTATTACCTCACAGGTGGACTGGAGGCGTTCATTCATCACCACAGACGTGAACCCCTTCTACGACTCCTTCGTCAGGTGGCAGTTTGTTACactaaaagagagaaaaaagatcaaatttgGCAAAAGGTGAGATGTTTTTAGGGTTTTACTTGCTTTCTATcacaagtttttattttttttcatttgtttgtttttcagtaatATAGGAAACAATTCATCCTGCTTGGCATTGGTAGATGAGTGACATTTAAGTTTGGCTTTCTTCTAAATATAGTTTAATTTGATGTCAAACTATGTCTTTTAGTTGTATATTGTTTATTCTGAACTCTGCAGGTATACCATCTATTCTCCCAAGGATGGACAACCATGCATGGAccatgacagacagacaggagagGTAGACCTCCATTGACCGAacagtttaattaattaattttgaaaCTGTAATATTGTGTAAGATGATGTATGACAAATGAActcactcactggtcacttaaTTAGGTACACCTCACTGTTATGAGTTCCCTTTTGCTGTCAGAACTCTTAATTCTTTGTAGCATAGATTCAGTGAGTTTCTGgagacattcctcagagattttggtccatattgacatgatagcatcaacAGTTGCTGCCAGCTGCTCATCCATGATGTAAATCTCCAATTCCACTACATCCCAAAAGTGATCTGTGGAGTTCACTTTTGGGATTTTCATGTTCAGGAAACCCATTTGCGAtggtctgagctttgtgacgtgcTGACACGCTGACCCACATTCAACATGCAACAATACTTAGGTAGACTGTGGTGTTTAACCCTTAACACAGAATGTCGTCCATGACATAACGGTTGCGTAATTACGGTAatgcaaaatgtgtttgatcagacgtctcagcGGTGATATGCTTGGTGTTacccagctgttcacagcaggTAACGGGTGTATCAGTGGCGATCGCCCGAtgtagcccatctgtttcatgttttgacATGCCGTGTattcaaagatgctcttctgcataccttggttgtaacaagttaACAACAAGGTTGTTGTAACAAGGTTATTTGAGTTCAGCTTGAAGAATCAGCTTGAAGCAATCTGGCCATTGTCATCTGACCTCTAGCATCAACAAGGGATTTTCTAGAGATAGTTGTGTGttaaaatcccagcagatcagcagtttctgaaatattcaggccagcccatctggcatcaacaaccacTCTACATTCAAAATAACTTcggagcagttgaacaggtgtacctaataaagtgacatAATTTTGAGGCAAAGAATACATGCTGAATTTAACCACAGATTTACTGCAGGAACTCGATTCTTTCAGTGGCCAAGTGAGCCCATTGCTATTTCTGACTTACCATTTACAAGATGTTTGTATTctgcaaatgtttcttttaattgtaATTCAGATTGTGGTGATTGTGAAGCTGTTATTAACATTTGTACCTCACTTACAGGGAGTCGGACCTCAGGAATACACCCTGATCAAGATGAAGATTGTTGAACCTTACACAGCAAAATTCAAATCCAAAGTCTTTTACAGCAGGTAACAAACACTTAACACtatactcttaaaaaaaaaaaaactttcttggAGAGAatatgtttacaaaaaaaaagattttatgctCTTGAATGTAACAGTCATCTTGATAAATGCTGCCACTAAGCCATAGTttctgcccccccacccccccacagtGGCATGAAAGGCAAAAACATCTTCCTGGTGGCTGCCACTCTTAGACCAGAGACCATGTTTGGTCAGACCAACTGCTGGGTGAGACCTGACATGAAGTATGTTGCCTTTGAGACAACCAGTGGGGACATCTTCATCTGCACCAGCAGGGCTGCCAGGAATATGTCTTTCCAGGGTTTCACCAAGGAAAATGGAGTGGTGCCAGTAATTATGGAAATATTGGGACAGGTACTACTATTGTTCTGTTTACGAATAAAGAttggtgaatgtgtgtgtattattgAGGCAAGAGGGCCGGGCAAATGGCAACGCCTGATTGGACCACGAACCAGTCAGGTGATTCATTCGGAGAatgaagcagttgctgctttGGATGTCATACGAcatgggacttcttttttttccttcaaaacaatcaaaacaatcaaaaaaatcctatcaaatattaaaacaacAGTTAGGGTTTTGTGGCCTCAATGTCATGCCTTTGCTTTttgcaaacacatttaaaaaaatttttttttgatctTTGTAGGATATCCTCGGCTGTGCCCTGAGTGCTCCTCTGACCTCCTACAAGATTATCTATGCTCTGCCTATGCTCACCATCAAGGAGGACAAAGGTATGAGACAAGAAGCTGGGATTACACTTGCAGGAAAAAGTCTTTTAGCTCGGCTGTTTAGAAGAAAAAGTTGGCGCCAGCTGAGAGTTTGCATCTGCTCAGCGCTGCTCGTTTTTagttgatgtttttgtttttgataaatTGTGCTGTTTCTTTTAAGGTCGAATTTTGACACATTCAAGCTACATGGTTGTAGATGGATGCTGTTGCTGATTTTACTCAATATAGCAGGAATATTCCTGAGGAGTGGCATCTTTCTCTCTAATATAGCTGACAATCACAAATACttctaaatatttcagtttttccaccTCTTTGTTGCTCTCTTCTGCAGAGAATCTgacattgtgtttattttgctCAAGCTTTATGGAGAAATCTTTGCAACTCAAGATAGCAGGACAAGGTCAAGGTAGAATGTATTGCTCTGTGATGTcaaaggatggatggaatagGTTCTTGTTTCCCTCCAGCACATAACATTTGCAATCATTTAAAATTGACCTTATTGCAGAGTACCTCTATCCTGTTAGAAGTCAGTTATCTGTTTTTCTTGTCTGTGTTGCTGCAGGGTAGTAGTTTGTCTCTTTGTACTCATGTGTCCTATTGATGAATCTCTTTAGAGTTAGTCATAATTGGAATTTCTAAATGACAAAGTTGAAATGTCacaattttaataattatgCCCCTTGTTTCATCTTGTTTCTGAGGGTTATGGAGGGTAAAGGACAAGAATACAGAAACGTAGTataattttatacattttatgtaTTGTGTCttgtctgtgcttttttttttttttaggtactgGTGTAGTTACCAGTGTACCATCTGATGCTCCTGATGACATTGCTGCTCTCAGGGATATCAAGAAAAAGCAGGTGATGTCACAGATCTACTTTGTTTtgagcaaaagtcttgagtcatccttcattatatttttcagtttttctttggacattggctgcttttgcaCTCATTTTCAGTGTAGTCTTTGTATCTGACccgattaaagcataaaaaaggcacttaaCTCAAGAGATGAACAAGTGTTATGTCTACACATAATAGATAATTTTAAAGAATCAAGAatcagcagcctgtcacaaaaatatataatttgttcatgtttctTTTGAATccacaaaaaatgccaaagatataacataaaatacaccaatcaagcataacattatgaccacctgcctaatattgtgttggtcccccttttgttGCCACAACAGCCCTGATCCACTAGTGGagtggactccactagacccctgaaggtgtgctgtggtatctgcatgTTAGCAACGTAtcttttaagtcctgtaagctgcGAGGGGGAGCCTCCACAgattggacttgtttgtccagcacgtCCCACAGATGCTCCATTTCATtaagatctggggaatttggaggccaagtcaacacctcaaacttgttgttgTGCTCTTCAAACcgttcctgaaccattttttgctttgtggcagggcacattatcctgctgaaagaggccacagccatcagggaatactgtttacattaaatggcgtacatggtctgcaactgtgcttaggtaggtggtctGTAACATCCACCTATCCACATGGATGACAGGACCCAAggttttcccagcagaacattgcccaaagcatcacactacCTCTGCTGGCTTGCCTTCGTCCCATGGTGCATCCTGATGTCACTATCCAGGCTTCTAGGTttcaaggacattcaaagctcttctttgatgTTGGCTACATAGTGCATCCCATAGTGTTGCTTACATGGTGCTCCCTTTGTAAGTGACACACATGCACCCGGCCATTAACGtgatgtaaatggtaaatggactagctcttatatagcgcttttctactcagtatgagcactcaaagcgctattaaaAGCAAACATGATGGCCTCCTTTTTCCATTGCTCCATGGTCTAGCTCTGATGCTCATGTGTCCATTGTTGATGCTTTCGGCAGTGGATGGGGGTCAACacccagtcatctagccatcacaatttggcccttgtaaaattcactcaaatccttacgctTGTATATATATACTCTAAGACTTCTCTTTTCCAGAGTTTcacatttttctagcaaaatacaaagaactaTAGGgtgtctcaagacttttgtacagtagTGTATAAGAAAACTTTATTCTGGCATCCAGCAAAAGTTCAAATGTTCTGAAACTTTCATGATATTTCAATTTTGATTCTTGTTTTGTGGACAAAATGTAGTCATTTATTCTCACACCCCTTTTATTAATGTCActcttctttcttggtcttCTAAAAGGCCCTACGGGAGAAATATGGAATTGAGGACAAGATGGTGCTGCCTTTTGAGCCGGTAAGCAGATATAGTAAAgcccattcatttttattatgttgCACAACATCCATGAATTCAGTTTCCACATAGAAAATGCATCatgattgttgttgtttgtacGTTTGTGTGCAGATCCCTATCATAGAGATCCCAGGCTATGGCAACCTGTCTGCTCCTCTGGTCTGTGATGAGCTGAAGATCCAGAGCCAGAATGACAAGGAGAAACTGGCTGAAGCCAAAGAGAAGGTTTACCTGAAGGGATTTTATGAAGGCGTGAGTGCCAGTAGTGCCTAATGAGTCCAAAACGGCTACATAAGTCAATAAAATGCAAGCTTTATCTTTTAGGGTTGAAGCTCAGACACAAAGCAAATAATTCAAATTTTAAGGCTAGGCTAAATTATTCttaactgtctgtgttttgtgataCTCTCAGGTAGTTTTCTTCTGTGTACTAGAGTTAAATACGAAAGCAGGATGAAATTCTACAACCATTTATGAGGCGTAACTCGCCTGTTAAAGTGTGAAGACTGGTTCAAACAGTGCATCAGTATGAATGACTTTctgcaaatgattttctgttttaGATCATGCTTGTTGAAGGCTACAAGGGCCAGAAGGTCCAGGATGTCAAGAAGCCCATCCAGAAGATGATGGTTGAGCGGGTAAAAACAAATTAGTAATATCACAAAATGGAAATGGGGTGATGTCCAgtctttaatgcttttttctttttttttaatggttttgacTCTTTGTTAATGTATTGCAGGGTGAGGCCATGATCTACATGGAGCCAGAGAAACAGGTCATGTCACGTTCAGCTGACGAGTGTGTGGTGGCTCTCTGTGATCAGTGGTGAGTGCTGCAGGAACTGGGGTCACATAAATCTATACAATATAAAGTCTTAATTGTTGGTGTGTGATACTTCattacaaaatgacaaaaagttcTTATGACAGAATAAAACACCTGTGAGATATGATAGTGTTATACACTGGGCTCTACTAGTACCCCAGTTGGTTAGGGTTAGATTGGATCCACTCATTTTGGTCACAAACTCTTATAGAAATAAatagtaactttttttttttttttttttaaactgtcctGTTGTCTTATGCAAAGCCTCGCGTAAACATTATTTGCGCGTCTCACAGGTATTTGGACTATGGGGATGCTGAGTGGAAGCAGCAGGCCAATGAAGCTCTGAAGACTTTGGAAACGTAAGACCTCTGATGCAATTAATTTACCTTGCATATCAAATTCAGCTTTTTCCAATGTTTGTGTGGGGGATCTTGTGAAGGTTCCAAAAAATCTAGTAAGGAGTGGACTATAAATTCCATTACTTGACTGCCTTgactgctgaaaataaaaattaataattccAAAGTCTAAAAGATTGCCTAactcatgttgttgttttttttttttatgcttcattTTGCAAAACTACAGATTTTGTGAGGAGACCAGAAGAAACTTTGAGGCAACTTTGGCCTGGCTACAGGAGCATGCCTGCTCACGTACCTATGGTCTTGGTAGGTGGttttggtgtctgtgtgtggcagtaaatatttatattactGACTTACACCACTTTGATTTCTCGTTAGTTTTGCTGGCACTTTATCATCATGATTGTCTAATTGGAAAGtatttcttatatatatatatatatatatatatatacacatatatatatatatatatatatatatacacacacatatatatatatatatatatatatatacacacatatatatatatatatatatatatataatatatatatatatatatatatatatatatatatatatatatatatatatatatatatatatatatatatacacacatatatatatatatacacacatatatatatatatatatacacacatatattatatatatatatacacacatatatatatatatatacacacatatatatatatacacacatatatatatatatatatatatatatttttttttttttttttttttttttttttttttttccttcttcaggATTTTACCATTTTGTGAAACACGAATAGGTCCTTAGGCTTCTTGAACTATTATTTGAGGGATGTTCTTGGTCTATAGATGGAGACAAAGGACTAATGATTGGACACCTAGCAGCACTCTGATTTTTACAAGAATAGATGCAGAGTGAAGGCCAGCTGGCATTCAGCGCAGGACACTGCAGTACAGTCTAGGCTAGCTGTAAACTCCTACTGTAGAAACCTCTCCACACATTTTTAGAATAAAAAGCACAAAGTCTCTCCAATCATTTTACCAGACAAGCAGTCTGTAAGATGTCTAACCTTGTCACAAACCTGAGTTTAGCTGATTTCGGGCTGGTTGAATAGTTTATCTTTGGTAAATATATGCAGAGttaaaattgctaaaaaattcaaatctgtggggaaaaaagtggCAAAACTATTTGTGTGAAAGGACAAGCTGCACTGGTGTCTGGTTTGATTTGCTTTATTTGACACCAGAGTtacatttcagtttgtgtatagAGGATTACACAGTAAAGCCAGGGTCTTATTCCACATTTCCTCTATTTTGGCACCAGCGTGTGTGCAGTTTGACAAGAAAACATTGTGTTAAAATAGAGGAGACATCAGTTGTCGTAAAATGAAtaattttggttttctttttcttttgtgtgtgcatgtgcgtgtgcgcgtACGTCCCCTGGTTACCATAGGAACGCGACTGCCTTGGGACGAGCAGTGGCTGATTGAGTCCCTATCAGACTCCACCATCTACATGGCTTACTACACCATAGCCCACCTTCTGCAGGGAGGTGTGCTTAACGGACAAGGAGAGTCACCACTTGGCATCAAGTATGgatacatctctctctctctcactctctcacacacacacacacacacacacacacacacacacacacacacacaaaatacacagaAGCCAATAATCTGTAACTCATTATTCATTTAAGTGTCTCCACTTCTTCAGCACTGAAATAAAATGGCAAATTGAAGTGAAACATGTACAGTCAGGTTTTGGATTATATAAAACACGCACACAGTTGCACCAagcattcagtttattttttttcaccttactTGAGTGCAATAAATAGCTCTTTCTAACCttgcctgtctttttttttttttttcttttttctcataaTTTTTTCCCCTGCCACAGGCCAGAGCAGATGACCAGAGAGGTGTGGGACTTTATCTTCTTTAAGACTTCTCCTTTCCCCAAGACAGACATCCCCAAAGAACATCTGCAGAAGCtaaggagggagtttgagtacTGGTACCCCGTGGATGTTCGTGTATCTGGAAAAGACCTGGTGCCCAACCATTTGTCATACTACCTGTACAACCATGTGGCCATGTGGCCCAAAGACAAGTGAGTTTTCAGTACAAAGAAAAGGGGCTACAAACATAACAAGGTAACCCGATAGCTGGAAATTCTAAGGCAAAGTCAGTCATGCCAGAAAAATAATGTTCTCAAGCATAATTatgactgacttttttttttttttcctcatccacTTAGCTGATGTTTCATACAAATGTGATTGGCAGAcaaatgaatatttttggcaaatgtgcTTAACACAACAAGCACCTCTAAAGCACACTAATTAACACATTATATCCCATTAGTTTAATACATGCACAGgtaaaagtgtaaaaacatTTCAGCATTTCATGACTGATGCTCTGGTTAAATTCTTGGTCAAATAACTTTCATGGTGGTTGCCTAGGAAACAGTCCTTTTGAGTCGGTTTTATGGACTTATGTGACGTCACTCTTGGCTTGGACTTGCTggatttgttttggtttctgcaaaacaaacatGTACATAAGCTAAGAGAGAtgtatttatattatttcacaGTGACagtaatatttcatttttttaggtCATGTAACATTATGAggatgtgatcatattgtgccgTTTTCAAATTGACAATTCCAAAAATACCATttatgaactaaaaaaaaaagcctttgggTTTAATCTTTAATAAACTGAGCTCAGCTTTGGATTTAGGTAAACTTGACTGTGGTGTGTGACAGTAATGATGAAACTAACactaaaaagaatatatatatatattttttcatgtaCAGTGGGAAGTGGCCACAAGCAGTGCGAGCTAATGGACATCTGCTCCTCAACTCTGAAAAGGTGTGTCAAATATTAAATCGTGTTAAATAttacttttaaaaatgacatttgtTATTAGGTAATAATCCAGGAGGTTCAGAGCCCTGTATTATGAAGTGAGTTTAATATACTTGGGGTATGTTTatgttatctggattcacttaccctaaTATTGGCAGTCAGGTCAAATGAAGCTGGTTGTCAGCTTGCTAAAATAACACAGGATCTCCAAATCTAGCCAAGAGTGAGTTTACATGAAATTGGTGGCATTGGCAcctctgaccaatcacaaacgTGGATAAGTGTAgtggcagcagagcagctgattagaataagaataaatataaaaaccgAATTCAAACATAGGCTTAGTCTAAGTGCAAAGATCGAGATCGAGAAGAACAAACAGGATTACATATCGTAGCTGATAGAACTATAAAAATGTTGTGAAATTGTTTGTCTAAGAATCTATTTATTGTTGATGCTCTTGTGGAACTGTAAAGACATTAGAGGTCCGGGGATCTTCCAGGGATAGTGATGCTATTTTATGGAGAAATGTTTGGTCAGTAGGCGGTTATGCCATACCTGCTGATCTCAGCATATGTTACCATGGCAATTTACCCTGGTGACAACTACCTTCATAGTacagaaaatcctgaagttacctaaaataaaatgaaatcttGCTTTGTAGCGTGGGTCTCTGGTTTGGGTCTGATGGGATCTTTTGCGTTGCTTGACTGACAGATTTGAAACGTGACAGCCAAACGTTTCACAGAGAAACTTTAAGTTCTAAATGGTTTTAGGAAGTTCTGTTTTTGCAGCTAGTTTGCagttgtttttgtagttttaaacACCGAGTGATTATGTGGCTGGGAAGACCTGAAAGATTGTGACTGCTAACATCTGTTTCTTTCATTGAACAGATGTCCAAATCAACAGGAAATTTCCTCACTCTCACCCAAGCCATTGACAAGTTTTCAGCAGACGGTACCATCAGTTTCTTCTTGATTTATCTCCCTCCTTCTGtcgcttttctctctcctttctcttaGTTTTCTTTTCGATGACATTCATTTTACTCATTATACCCTGAAACCTGGGAGAAAAACACTTCAGGGGTACATTTTGAACCCATTTCAACAGTACTTTTGCAGCGCTTGGGCCATTATGGTTGATTATAGTGTTACCATCTTTTATCCCCTGGTGAAGATGCTTAGAAGATGAATCCATTTAGATAGCTGAGGTTTTGATGCTAGATATTATGAGCTATTGTATTTGTCAGGTCCCTCACTTAGTGGACTTTAATTAAGACATTTCTGTAATAATAAAGTAATAGGCACACATTAATCCGAATGGAGGATGTTCTCAATATCAATATGTCCTCTAGGATGAGAAGCTTTTAATTAGTGtccaacatttttttatttatttttttggttgttaTTGCAAAAGAATTGTTTCCATCATTCATGAAGTATTATGTATTCGCGTGGATTTTATATTCCAGCAAGGCGTGTTAGGTCGTGATTTTAGGGGTCCCTGAGTTTCTTTTGTGGATGAAATGAAGTGGATTCAATCTTGTATTAAactcaattaaaaccaaagtttccaaaaaaatctCTGGGATGAGCAGGATCCAacgcaggctgtttattagacatattggttataaaaaacacagacaaagaccaGGAGACTGACATTAACAGAATTAAGacaacaatacacacacacacacacacacacacacacacacacacacacacacacacacacacacacacacacacacacacacaaacaaagagggagaaggaaggaaaaaaggaaaggaaagagagaaacaaagagatggggacagagacaggaagagaagagacaaaGAGCAGCCGCATCATTATATAACCTGAGGATCCTAACTCTGCCCACTTGACTTTGACCCCTTTCAATTTGCATAAAGTGTCATCCCCTGAAACCTGATCACAGACCAATCACCTCTGGGCTTGTTGCTAACTTCTTTCTCACGTGTACTAAAGAAAGCCACGTCACCAGAGTACCCGGTGGTTTATGACAGCTCTGACAGATGTCATAAATTATGGATCTTCTTCTAATTAAAAACTCTGTTATAAAAGCACTTTTTGGACAATCCCCACTTTGCTAGAATTTATCCCCACACTAATTCAGATTACACAAACAAATTTCAGGGGGGCACACAGTCATAAAGTAAcctaaaaatgtaacaaaggtGATACAATGTCATGTGAACCAAAAAATATGCATAGATAAGCCTAAGGCCTCAAGCATAAATGAGAGTGAATATAACAGGCCTCAGTTTTATCCTACTAATCTAGAGCATACAGTGTGCATTAATCCAGTTTATGTGACTGCTAtaattttcaattaaaaataactgtaaataccaatatcaaagtaataaaaaaattccCAACAGCAGTTCCTCCTGTTGGTCAAAAAACTAAaatgcaaagaagaaaaatatacacTCTATAATAAAATGGTTAAAGGAACATAAGGGGAAGATCAGTGGCATTTTTAGAAATGACTGCACAGTGAAAATATGA
The window above is part of the Archocentrus centrarchus isolate MPI-CPG fArcCen1 chromosome 14, fArcCen1, whole genome shotgun sequence genome. Proteins encoded here:
- the lars1b gene encoding leucine--tRNA ligase, cytoplasmic, translated to MAERKGRAKLDFLRKIELEIQEKWERERTFEQDAPTTVGESANKNKYLVTFPYPYMNGRLHLGHTFSLSKCEFAVGYQSLKGKKCLFPFGLHCTGMPIKACADKLKREMELYGNPPQFPDEEEEEKQKPVTSDEIIIKDKAKGKKSKAVAKSGSSTFQWDIMRSLGLNDQEIARFADAEHWLDYFPPLAVKDLKGMGVKVDWRRSFITTDVNPFYDSFVRWQFVTLKERKKIKFGKRYTIYSPKDGQPCMDHDRQTGEGVGPQEYTLIKMKIVEPYTAKFKSKVFYSSGMKGKNIFLVAATLRPETMFGQTNCWVRPDMKYVAFETTSGDIFICTSRAARNMSFQGFTKENGVVPVIMEILGQDILGCALSAPLTSYKIIYALPMLTIKEDKGTGVVTSVPSDAPDDIAALRDIKKKQALREKYGIEDKMVLPFEPIPIIEIPGYGNLSAPLVCDELKIQSQNDKEKLAEAKEKVYLKGFYEGIMLVEGYKGQKVQDVKKPIQKMMVERGEAMIYMEPEKQVMSRSADECVVALCDQWYLDYGDAEWKQQANEALKTLETFCEETRRNFEATLAWLQEHACSRTYGLGTRLPWDEQWLIESLSDSTIYMAYYTIAHLLQGGVLNGQGESPLGIKPEQMTREVWDFIFFKTSPFPKTDIPKEHLQKLRREFEYWYPVDVRVSGKDLVPNHLSYYLYNHVAMWPKDNGKWPQAVRANGHLLLNSEKMSKSTGNFLTLTQAIDKFSADGMRLALADAGDTVEDANFVETMADAGILRLYTWVEWVKEMIANQNNLRTGPADTFNDRVFASEMNAGILKTEQHYERMMYKEALKSGFFEFQAAKDKYRELAIEGMHRDLVFQFIERQTLLLAPICPHLCEYTWGLLGKTGSLVKASWPLAGPVDEILIRSSQYLMETAHDLRLRLKAYMLPPKNKKGDSKPPAKPSHCTIYVAKSYPPWQHSALSLLGKHYKSNNGVLPDNKVIASELGALPELKKYMKRVMPFVAMIKENLEKNGPRVLDLELEFDERTVLMENLVYLTNSLELEQIDVLFASEADDKVKEDCCPGKPFSVFRSEPGVSVFLVNPQPSNGMFSTKVDIQQGDNRDSIVRRLAKVNRLIKDLSKVKLMRYEDPVLGSRRLPILGQEERGKLPISNKSVFNINLEEKKVTLADNGLTVDIGDTLVYLVN